A region from the Vicia villosa cultivar HV-30 ecotype Madison, WI linkage group LG3, Vvil1.0, whole genome shotgun sequence genome encodes:
- the LOC131659624 gene encoding uncharacterized protein LOC131659624: MTMGCCRKCLPLFYFSSHTLTSLTITSGTGPFREFQNSLNFPSLTNLSLRFFAFHSSDDKGYVDPFSSFKCLNTLIIDRCSVDDEDNLSISSVTLVNLTIKTYGSYKFELSTPNLCSFDFTGNPIQKLNKSNNNFSSIKHVHIDVHIGLFDEKHPLILLNWLTQLGLIESLTVSSKTLEILDLVRDLWIIDFPCLHNLKSLRIKMYKHLPIPHGVDDFLLQNAPSAEKSVIDLSYNFAFKFLKARWRILPRYFFGALVFPRDWNKLECNNYQNFVKGNISLTGEHV, encoded by the exons ATGACGATGGGTTGTTGTCGCAAATGCCTTCCACTTTTCTACTTTTCTTCTCATACTTTAACCTCTCTTACAATTACTTCTGGTACCGGTCCTTTTAGAGAATTTCAAAATTCTCTTAATTTTCCATCATTAACCAACCTGAGTTTACGGTTCTTTGCCTTTCATAGCAGTGATGATAAAGGCTATGTTGATCCCTTTTCGTCATTTAAATGTTTGAATACTTTGATCATTGATCGTTGTAgtgttgatgatgaagataacCTCTCCATATCAAGTGTCACTCTTGTTAATTTAACAATAAAAACATATGGTTCTTACAAATTTGAGTTATCTACCCCAAATCTGTGTAGCTTTGATTTTACGGGCAATCCTATTCAGAAACTCAACAAGAGCAATAACAATTTCTCTTCTATCAAACATGTACATATTGATGTGCATATAGGGTTATTTGACGAAAAACATCCTTTGATCCTACTCAATTGGCTAACCCAACTTGGTCTTATCGAATCATTGACGGTTTCATCAAAGACTCTTGAG ATTCTCGACTTAGTTCGTGATTTATGGATTATAGATTTCCCTTGCCTACATAACTTGAAGTCGTTGAGAATAAAAATGTACAAACATTTGCCAATACCTCATGGAGTAGATGACTTCTTGCTTCAAAATGCACCGTCTGCAGAGAAATCTGTCATAGATTTGTCATATAATTTTGCATTCAAATTTT TAAAGGCACGGTGGAGGATACTACCTAGATATTTTTTTGGAGCATTAGTTTTCCCAAGAGATTGGAATAAACTTGAATGCAATAATTACCAAAATTTTGTTAAAGGAAATATATCCCTAACTGGAGAGCATGTTTAA